One genomic window of candidate division KSB1 bacterium includes the following:
- a CDS encoding MFS transporter: MSGKGAGRLSRFSRTFWMAIVFEFFERGAYYGMMSFLSVYLTEQLGFSKEGVGLIKGTIQPLLYFLPILSGAIADRFGYRRTLLVAFALLGTGYFLTSQVTSYTAVFVALVVMGLGAGAFKPIISGTIARTTDERTSSLGFGIYYWSINLGAFLFPLILVPYLKNSFGPRTVILASALATGSMLIPTLLAFRDPARPKATTNLLTTLANAFEIIYSPFVLLFAMLRQRGGQTAVALLLTVAVVAGGVALHVSTGNFFVLYVGLLLVVSLIVLSLRARGERTRILAALVTAVGLLLWVLPGLSLFTRIVVTIIYTTVFSLLVVEYQDLARARANLKFLVMILIYSGFWILYFQMFDSVLWYVHDYVDASPLNRAVNSALHAVGLRINWFFDVEHVTVINAGTIIALQLVVSAVVRKTRALPTMVAGILLGTVGMAILAISTNIWVFIVGIIIFSIGEMTAHPKFFSYVGTTAPKERVATYMGYIFLYGVIGSSIGAILGAHLYVHFVDTLHQPRTLWLLFSGIGAVTILGLLAYDRFLAARGPTQNTGAGGS; encoded by the coding sequence ATGAGTGGCAAGGGAGCTGGTCGGCTGTCCAGGTTCTCGCGCACGTTCTGGATGGCAATAGTCTTTGAGTTCTTCGAGCGGGGCGCCTATTACGGCATGATGAGCTTCCTCTCGGTCTACCTGACTGAGCAGTTGGGGTTTTCCAAGGAGGGAGTAGGGCTCATCAAAGGGACTATTCAGCCTCTGCTCTATTTCTTGCCGATTCTCAGCGGGGCCATCGCCGACCGTTTCGGCTACCGACGCACCCTGCTGGTGGCCTTTGCCCTGTTGGGGACGGGCTACTTCCTGACCAGCCAGGTCACCTCCTACACTGCGGTCTTCGTGGCGCTGGTGGTCATGGGATTAGGGGCCGGGGCCTTCAAGCCCATAATCTCCGGAACCATCGCCCGTACCACTGACGAACGCACCAGTTCCCTCGGCTTCGGCATCTACTACTGGTCCATCAATCTCGGCGCATTCCTTTTCCCTCTCATTCTGGTGCCGTACCTGAAGAACAGCTTTGGCCCACGCACGGTCATTCTTGCCTCGGCTCTGGCTACAGGTTCGATGCTTATTCCCACCCTGCTGGCTTTTCGCGATCCTGCGCGCCCAAAGGCAACAACGAATCTCCTTACGACCCTCGCCAACGCCTTTGAGATCATCTACAGCCCTTTCGTCCTCCTCTTTGCCATGCTGAGGCAGAGAGGCGGGCAGACAGCAGTGGCGCTCCTCCTCACCGTGGCAGTGGTTGCTGGGGGTGTGGCCCTGCATGTGAGCACGGGAAACTTTTTCGTTCTTTACGTAGGCCTGCTGCTGGTGGTGAGCCTCATCGTCCTTAGCCTTCGCGCCCGGGGGGAGCGCACGCGCATTCTCGCCGCGTTGGTCACGGCGGTAGGGCTCCTCCTCTGGGTCCTGCCCGGCCTCTCGCTGTTCACCAGAATTGTCGTGACCATCATCTACACCACGGTGTTTTCCCTGCTCGTCGTAGAGTATCAAGACTTGGCACGGGCGCGTGCGAACCTGAAGTTTCTCGTCATGATCCTCATCTACTCGGGTTTCTGGATCCTGTACTTCCAGATGTTTGACTCGGTGCTCTGGTACGTGCACGACTATGTTGACGCTTCCCCACTGAATCGAGCGGTCAATAGCGCTCTTCACGCTGTGGGTTTGCGGATCAATTGGTTTTTCGACGTGGAGCACGTGACGGTGATCAACGCCGGAACCATCATCGCGCTCCAGCTGGTCGTCTCCGCAGTGGTGCGGAAGACGCGCGCGCTGCCCACCATGGTGGCCGGCATATTGCTGGGCACGGTGGGAATGGCGATCCTTGCCATCTCGACCAACATCTGGGTCTTTATCGTGGGGATCATCATATTCTCCATCGGCGAAATGACCGCTCACCCAAAGTTCTTTTCCTATGTGGGCACGACGGCGCCCAAAGAGAGGGTCGCCACCTACATGGGGTACATTTTCCTCTACGGGGTGATCGGCAGCAGCATCGGGGCAATCCTCGGCGCGCACCTTTACGTGCACTTTGTGGACACCCTGCACCAGCCCCGTACGTTGTGGCTCTTGTTCAGCGGCATCGGTGCAGTGACCATACTGGGGCTGTTGGCATACGACCGCTTTTTGGCCGCTCGGGGTCCAACGCAAAACACTGGCGCCGGTGGCTCGTGA
- a CDS encoding pectinesterase family protein, with protein sequence MVPVLLAALALPALSQDSGEGTLSSLRYDAVVAADGSGQFTSIQEAIMAAPHSATPAKRWVIFVKPGIYRELVYVQRERGCIRLVGAAPESTVITYDLHAKMIGLDGKPIGTFRTPTVVIDGDDFVAENLTIENAAGPVAQAVALRVDGDRVVFRNCRLLGWQDTILLNRGRSYFEGCYIAGHVDFIFGGGTAVFVGCAIHCRGNGYVTAASTPPGEEHGFVFWNCTITGEPGVRAYLGRPWRAHAAVVFLNTSMSEVVRPEGWHNWNKPECERTVRFAEWKSTGPGASTERRVPWARQLTDEEANSFAPERVLGAWHGWRQGSVEPAAKK encoded by the coding sequence ATGGTCCCCGTACTTCTGGCGGCTCTTGCCCTCCCCGCGCTTTCGCAAGACTCGGGTGAGGGGACCCTCTCGTCTTTGCGGTACGATGCGGTGGTTGCCGCGGACGGCAGTGGTCAGTTCACATCGATTCAGGAGGCGATCATGGCCGCGCCGCACTCGGCCACGCCTGCGAAGCGCTGGGTCATCTTCGTCAAGCCGGGCATCTACCGCGAGTTGGTGTACGTCCAGCGCGAACGAGGGTGCATCCGGCTGGTAGGCGCTGCCCCCGAGTCCACGGTCATCACCTACGACCTGCACGCCAAGATGATCGGCCTGGATGGCAAGCCCATTGGGACATTCCGCACGCCAACGGTCGTCATAGACGGCGATGACTTTGTGGCCGAAAACCTTACCATTGAGAACGCGGCCGGGCCAGTGGCTCAGGCCGTGGCGCTGCGCGTTGACGGCGACAGAGTGGTCTTTAGAAACTGTCGGCTCCTGGGCTGGCAAGACACTATCCTTCTCAACCGCGGGCGTTCCTATTTCGAGGGTTGCTATATTGCCGGCCATGTGGACTTTATTTTCGGCGGCGGCACGGCAGTCTTTGTGGGGTGTGCGATCCACTGTCGCGGCAACGGGTACGTGACGGCAGCATCGACTCCCCCGGGCGAGGAGCACGGCTTCGTATTCTGGAACTGCACCATCACTGGCGAACCAGGTGTACGCGCCTACTTGGGCAGGCCTTGGCGCGCCCATGCTGCAGTGGTGTTCCTGAACACGAGCATGTCAGAAGTGGTGCGCCCGGAAGGGTGGCACAACTGGAACAAGCCCGAATGCGAGCGCACCGTGCGGTTTGCCGAGTGGAAAAGTACAGGACCAGGTGCGTCAACCGAGCGCCGCGTGCCTTGGGCGCGCCAGCTCACTGACGAGGAGGCCAATTCCTTCGCGCCGGAACGGGTGCTGGGGGCGTGGCACGGATGGCGACAAGGGTCCGTGGAGCCTGCCGCAAAGAAGTGA
- a CDS encoding esterase family protein translates to MKRACSRSLPWLFVGMLAILLWAAPLTSIAAQVDTVAVPSAAMGKTSPAVVVLPERYVTTQERFPVVYLLHGWSGSYRDWPTKASLGPLADRYGFIIVCPDGGYAGWYVDSPLRKDSQYETYIAKEVVDYIDAHYRTIADSTGRFLCGLSMGGHGAFTLLAKHPERFAGAGCMSGAMTLPPGTRRAGLADVLGEYEQASRLWEENSALFLCARLVGRNKAIFIDCGTEDFLLDSNRQLHSRMLELKIPHDYTERPGAHTWAYWTNALEYHLLFFAKKMQQ, encoded by the coding sequence ATGAAAAGGGCCTGTTCCCGCAGTTTACCCTGGCTGTTCGTGGGGATGCTGGCGATCTTGCTGTGGGCCGCGCCGTTGACCAGCATCGCGGCGCAGGTGGACACGGTGGCGGTACCAAGCGCCGCCATGGGAAAGACCTCACCGGCAGTCGTCGTTCTGCCTGAGCGTTATGTCACTACTCAGGAGCGCTTCCCAGTCGTCTACCTGCTGCACGGATGGAGCGGTTCCTATCGCGACTGGCCGACAAAGGCCAGCCTTGGCCCCCTGGCCGACCGGTACGGCTTCATCATCGTCTGCCCTGACGGCGGCTATGCCGGCTGGTACGTGGACAGCCCCCTGCGCAAGGACTCCCAATATGAGACCTACATCGCCAAGGAGGTCGTCGACTATATCGATGCCCACTACCGTACCATTGCCGATTCGACGGGCAGGTTCCTCTGCGGTCTGAGTATGGGCGGGCACGGCGCCTTCACCCTCCTTGCAAAGCACCCAGAAAGGTTTGCCGGTGCAGGGTGTATGAGCGGTGCCATGACTCTCCCCCCGGGCACCCGCCGCGCTGGACTGGCCGACGTATTGGGCGAATACGAGCAGGCATCGCGCCTGTGGGAGGAGAACTCGGCCTTGTTCCTCTGCGCCCGCCTGGTGGGTCGGAACAAGGCCATCTTCATAGACTGCGGCACAGAGGATTTCCTGCTGGACAGCAACCGACAGTTGCACAGCAGGATGCTCGAGCTGAAGATCCCCCACGACTACACCGAGCGGCCAGGGGCGCATACCTGGGCGTATTGGACCAACGCGCTGGAGTATCATCTGCTGTTTTTTGCCAAGAAAATGCAGCAGTAG
- a CDS encoding DUF294 nucleotidyltransferase-like domain-containing protein: METVLLRLRERVARLGNHNQKYLRMIDLHLDSLVERLEASGTIDQVHLWTTGRDLRAEMDVVCAQGESEKERLEFLGTYFALQFLHLNLRALDVLMLDLSATNEPLQVYQKFMLDVGARLRALIATYMEKLLDLFLPADQRPEFVICGVGTRTDQDDLDIGVIDDGSSKREYLNRAVSKLSGEMFKRAVCLHMHISEHVGQSGFSASIPEYCALLDSEIRDFVIISEMLNAAPIIGSRRLFRQFQRQVTGRYYYHRRGDNRYHEGYLRGILGEVRSLQIRRLKPNRINLKNDALRMIKGALFAGKTIFRIDKVNCWAILYELWKRDAPRAAMYAALEESLTFLEIFRYLYQLFVVQEEEIYLETEQAKTVLADVARAMGYEGTGVVSAEQHLLVDYYRYVAQAKRAIDELVPHVTQHLRSVTVFAGLREEALAPCRERPAGNLAVRFVQHLEFFNGTKFWDDVLEAVEDNQAELLVALIKDLCAVEEPQGRELVRRFAAWGANAFIAALSFLVMLDRHRHHFPSRCVFEDFNGAFLDVFAGSPEEIRRMVRVFDHYPQLMNRYLSCLSEADREVFARKMCGEAWDPDVAQVRARLLELCDLHIHSSQYFKRFFLRVMERHPAAIHLIDQPAQLQQLAEGLYGDVDRYGAFTAKKERLGDFFDVEFFRLGLLCLAGAPIRAVNAQFTESSDRYLRTLFDLCKAEVDEQLGSGVVTKDLLALFVSGGHAREQAFVDDYDLFFLLDADDPKLRAYGDKIASRMNQQLIRRGILPHYRFADLFGHYVTTMNELDSYLAQDDGAVVVDKSQVLGSRMVVGSTKLQQAFVRRIIEPHVYDRVHTYLAQMQREIHSRHREARKLPGAPRNIKEGLGGMRDIEMTLLMCKAKYRIEQPVTFKLLEALLEVAPEWRKELVALREAIDFYEQLRSLYRLTASSADEIDPRFLNRAAVIMGYGDGETDAADRLMAAFASCAQKTRRVLARLERFLVPTPVHAS, from the coding sequence ATGGAAACGGTCCTTCTTCGCCTGAGAGAAAGAGTCGCCCGGCTGGGCAACCATAACCAGAAGTACCTCCGCATGATCGACCTCCACCTGGACTCTCTGGTGGAGCGCTTGGAGGCTTCTGGCACCATCGACCAGGTGCACCTATGGACCACCGGCCGCGATTTGCGGGCCGAGATGGACGTGGTTTGTGCCCAGGGAGAGAGTGAGAAAGAAAGGCTCGAGTTCCTAGGCACCTACTTTGCCCTTCAATTCCTGCACCTCAACCTGCGCGCGCTCGATGTGCTCATGCTCGACCTCTCCGCCACCAACGAACCGCTCCAGGTCTATCAAAAGTTCATGCTCGATGTGGGTGCCAGGTTGCGCGCGCTGATTGCTACCTACATGGAGAAGCTCCTCGACCTGTTCTTGCCCGCGGACCAGCGCCCAGAGTTTGTTATCTGTGGTGTGGGGACCCGCACTGACCAGGACGACCTGGATATTGGCGTGATTGATGACGGCTCTTCCAAGCGCGAGTACCTCAATCGGGCGGTGAGCAAGCTTAGCGGCGAAATGTTTAAGCGGGCCGTCTGCCTGCATATGCATATCTCCGAGCATGTGGGCCAGAGCGGGTTCTCTGCTTCGATCCCCGAATACTGCGCCCTTCTTGACTCCGAAATCCGTGACTTTGTCATTATCAGCGAGATGCTCAATGCCGCGCCGATCATCGGCAGCCGCAGGCTGTTCCGCCAGTTCCAGCGCCAGGTCACGGGCCGTTACTATTACCACCGCCGCGGCGATAATCGTTACCACGAGGGGTATCTGCGCGGCATCCTGGGCGAGGTTCGCTCCCTGCAGATCCGGCGCCTCAAGCCCAATCGGATCAATTTGAAAAACGATGCGTTGCGCATGATCAAGGGGGCACTGTTCGCCGGCAAGACCATCTTTCGCATCGACAAGGTCAACTGCTGGGCGATCCTGTACGAACTTTGGAAGCGCGATGCACCCCGCGCGGCCATGTATGCAGCGCTGGAGGAGTCGCTCACCTTCTTGGAAATATTCCGCTACCTCTACCAGCTCTTCGTCGTGCAGGAGGAGGAGATCTACCTCGAGACCGAGCAGGCGAAGACGGTGCTGGCCGATGTAGCGCGAGCCATGGGATACGAGGGCACCGGGGTGGTCTCCGCGGAGCAGCATTTGCTCGTGGACTACTACCGTTACGTGGCCCAGGCCAAGCGGGCTATCGATGAGCTCGTACCGCATGTGACCCAGCACTTGCGTTCGGTGACTGTGTTTGCCGGCTTGCGCGAGGAGGCGCTGGCGCCCTGCCGAGAGCGGCCCGCCGGAAACCTTGCGGTCCGGTTTGTCCAACACCTGGAATTTTTCAACGGGACCAAGTTCTGGGACGATGTGCTGGAGGCGGTGGAAGATAACCAAGCTGAATTGCTCGTTGCCCTGATCAAGGACCTTTGTGCAGTAGAGGAACCGCAGGGGCGTGAGCTGGTGAGGCGTTTTGCCGCGTGGGGGGCCAATGCGTTCATCGCCGCGCTCTCCTTTCTGGTCATGCTGGACCGCCATCGGCACCATTTCCCCAGCCGGTGCGTGTTCGAAGACTTTAATGGCGCGTTCTTGGATGTCTTCGCCGGCAGCCCCGAGGAGATTCGGCGCATGGTCCGGGTCTTTGACCACTACCCGCAGCTGATGAATCGCTACCTAAGCTGTCTGTCAGAAGCCGACCGTGAAGTCTTTGCTAGAAAGATGTGCGGCGAGGCCTGGGATCCGGATGTCGCTCAGGTTCGCGCGCGGCTTCTGGAGCTGTGTGATCTCCACATCCACAGCAGCCAGTACTTCAAACGTTTCTTCCTGCGGGTGATGGAGCGGCACCCGGCGGCGATTCACCTCATAGACCAGCCCGCGCAGCTGCAACAGCTGGCCGAAGGGCTGTACGGCGATGTGGACCGCTACGGTGCCTTCACGGCGAAGAAGGAAAGATTGGGCGATTTCTTCGACGTCGAGTTCTTCCGTCTCGGCCTCCTCTGCTTAGCGGGGGCTCCAATCCGCGCCGTCAATGCCCAGTTTACCGAGTCATCCGACCGCTACCTGCGCACGCTGTTCGACCTCTGCAAGGCGGAGGTGGACGAGCAGCTGGGCTCGGGTGTGGTGACCAAGGACCTCCTGGCCCTGTTTGTCTCCGGCGGGCACGCGCGCGAGCAAGCTTTTGTGGACGACTATGACCTCTTCTTCCTCCTGGACGCCGACGACCCGAAGCTCCGCGCCTATGGGGACAAGATCGCCAGCCGGATGAACCAGCAACTCATCCGCAGAGGTATCCTGCCCCACTACCGTTTTGCTGACCTGTTCGGGCATTATGTGACAACGATGAACGAGTTGGATTCCTACTTGGCCCAGGACGACGGTGCGGTGGTGGTGGACAAATCGCAAGTCCTTGGCTCACGCATGGTGGTGGGAAGCACCAAGTTGCAGCAGGCCTTTGTGCGACGCATCATCGAACCCCATGTGTACGATCGGGTGCACACCTATTTGGCACAGATGCAGAGGGAGATTCACAGCCGGCATCGTGAGGCGCGCAAGCTGCCGGGGGCCCCGCGCAATATCAAGGAGGGCCTGGGTGGGATGCGCGACATCGAGATGACCCTCCTCATGTGCAAGGCCAAGTACCGCATCGAGCAACCGGTGACCTTCAAGCTTCTGGAGGCGCTCTTGGAGGTGGCTCCGGAGTGGCGGAAGGAGCTTGTTGCTTTGCGCGAGGCCATCGACTTCTATGAGCAGCTCCGCAGCCTGTACCGGCTCACCGCCTCCAGCGCAGACGAGATTGACCCGCGTTTCCTGAACAGGGCCGCGGTCATCATGGGCTACGGCGACGGAGAAACGGACGCGGCCGATAGGTTGATGGCGGCATTTGCGTCGTGCGCTCAAAAGACCCGCCGCGTTTTGGCCAGGTTGGAGCGCTTCCTGGTACCGACCCCCGTGCATGCCTCTTGA
- a CDS encoding hydrogenase iron-sulfur subunit, with translation MMDVGRHPKIELFTFSEVEEVSGFVGNFRVKIRKKARYVRADECNACGECAKVCPVVVPDEYQQGFSSRKAIYMPFAQAVPSAYILDMSHCLGTNPIACGKCSKACAKKCIDYDMQDEIVEREVGAIIVATGLEVYDPRPLDEFGYTRFENVITSMEFERLICAGGPTAGHFIRPTDRRLPKTVGFIQCVGSRATKRGNRYCSNICCMNTVKDTLLLKDHYPDVQCKVFYMDMRAFGKGFEEMYRRSKEEGVQYIRGIPGDIYEDPVTKNLLLLVENTMTGKVEEHELEMVVLAVGLQARPEQKELQKLLTLSNTADGFLLESHPKLKPVDAPTQGVFFAGCVEAPKDIKDSVTQAGAAAARAGILLNAGQVTIEAITSMLDPSRCSFCGLCSRVCPYHAIIPPDRKKGQYPVFIEAACAGCGACAAECPEDAISMRHFRDEQILAQIEAILAEKPEQKILAFACNWCSYAGGDNAGTARLQYPPSVRLIRTMCSGRVDEKFVWYGFKLGAPIVLVSGCHFADCHYINAVQWTQRRVERLWDKLEKKGIRPERLQLEWISAAEGQKFARVMRELEELRQKVTAEEIRQTMEILKDYEPLKRETAVAAAST, from the coding sequence ATGATGGATGTCGGTCGACATCCCAAAATCGAGCTGTTTACCTTTAGCGAGGTCGAGGAAGTCAGCGGCTTCGTCGGCAACTTCAGGGTCAAGATCCGCAAGAAGGCGCGCTACGTGCGGGCGGACGAGTGCAACGCCTGCGGCGAGTGCGCCAAGGTCTGCCCGGTGGTGGTGCCAGACGAATACCAGCAGGGGTTTTCTTCCCGCAAGGCCATCTACATGCCTTTTGCCCAGGCGGTGCCCTCGGCCTACATCCTGGACATGAGTCATTGCCTCGGCACCAATCCCATCGCCTGCGGCAAGTGCTCCAAGGCCTGCGCCAAAAAGTGCATCGACTATGACATGCAGGATGAGATCGTGGAGCGGGAGGTGGGAGCAATCATCGTGGCCACGGGTCTTGAGGTGTACGACCCGCGGCCGCTGGATGAGTTTGGCTACACCCGCTTTGAAAATGTGATCACCAGCATGGAGTTCGAGCGCCTCATTTGCGCCGGAGGCCCTACCGCAGGTCACTTCATCCGTCCCACGGATCGTCGTCTCCCGAAGACGGTGGGCTTCATCCAGTGCGTGGGCTCGCGGGCCACTAAACGCGGCAACCGCTACTGCAGCAACATCTGCTGCATGAACACAGTTAAAGACACCCTCTTGCTTAAAGACCACTACCCCGACGTGCAGTGCAAGGTCTTTTACATGGACATGCGTGCGTTCGGCAAGGGCTTCGAGGAGATGTATCGGCGGAGCAAAGAGGAGGGCGTGCAATACATCCGCGGCATCCCCGGCGATATCTATGAAGATCCGGTCACCAAGAACTTGCTGCTGCTAGTGGAAAACACCATGACCGGCAAGGTGGAGGAACACGAGCTGGAGATGGTGGTGCTGGCGGTAGGGCTGCAGGCGCGCCCGGAGCAAAAAGAGCTGCAGAAGCTACTCACTCTTTCCAACACCGCCGATGGCTTCCTGCTCGAGTCCCACCCCAAGCTCAAGCCGGTGGATGCGCCCACGCAGGGGGTCTTCTTTGCCGGTTGCGTGGAGGCCCCCAAGGATATCAAGGACAGCGTCACCCAGGCCGGTGCAGCCGCTGCCAGAGCGGGCATCCTCTTGAATGCCGGCCAGGTGACCATCGAGGCCATCACCTCGATGCTTGACCCCTCGCGGTGCAGCTTCTGTGGCCTGTGCAGCAGGGTCTGCCCCTACCACGCCATCATCCCACCTGACCGCAAGAAGGGCCAATATCCCGTATTCATCGAGGCGGCGTGTGCCGGGTGTGGCGCATGCGCGGCGGAGTGCCCGGAGGATGCCATCTCCATGCGCCACTTCCGCGATGAGCAGATTCTGGCGCAGATTGAGGCCATCCTGGCGGAGAAGCCGGAGCAGAAGATTCTGGCATTCGCCTGCAACTGGTGTTCGTACGCGGGCGGCGACAATGCGGGCACGGCTCGGCTGCAGTATCCGCCGAGCGTGCGACTGATTCGCACCATGTGCAGCGGCCGGGTGGACGAAAAGTTTGTCTGGTACGGATTCAAACTCGGCGCGCCCATCGTGTTGGTCTCCGGATGCCACTTTGCTGACTGCCACTACATCAACGCCGTGCAGTGGACGCAGCGGCGGGTGGAGCGACTCTGGGACAAGCTGGAAAAGAAGGGCATCCGCCCGGAGCGACTCCAGCTGGAGTGGATCAGCGCGGCCGAGGGACAAAAGTTCGCCCGCGTGATGCGCGAATTGGAAGAGCTGCGCCAAAAGGTGACTGCAGAGGAAATCCGCCAAACCATGGAGATCCTCAAGGACTATGAGCCGCTGAAGCGGGAGACTGCAGTGGCCGCCGCCTCAACATGA
- a CDS encoding FAD-dependent oxidoreductase, producing the protein MGEALPRIGVFVCDCGLNIAGSVDTAAVAEYAKTLPGVVAVIRNTYTCADPGQNEIKRAIAEHKLERVVVASCTPKIHEPTFRTCVEEAGLNKYLFEMANIREHCSWVHQYDRQAATEKAKDLVRSAVYRARFLEPQREPVYPVTKAALVIGGGVAGIQAALDLADGGHQVYLVEKEPSIGGIMAALDKIYPTMDCAI; encoded by the coding sequence ATGGGAGAAGCCCTTCCGCGCATCGGCGTGTTTGTGTGCGACTGCGGCCTGAACATTGCCGGATCTGTGGATACGGCCGCGGTGGCAGAGTACGCCAAGACGTTGCCGGGCGTGGTGGCCGTCATCCGCAACACCTACACCTGCGCCGACCCCGGGCAGAATGAGATCAAGCGTGCCATTGCCGAGCACAAGTTGGAGCGGGTGGTGGTCGCCTCCTGCACGCCCAAGATTCACGAGCCAACCTTCCGCACCTGCGTCGAGGAGGCTGGGCTGAACAAGTACCTCTTCGAGATGGCCAACATCCGGGAGCACTGCAGCTGGGTGCATCAGTACGATCGCCAGGCGGCTACGGAGAAGGCCAAAGACCTGGTGCGGAGCGCCGTGTATCGGGCACGTTTCTTGGAGCCGCAGCGGGAACCGGTCTACCCGGTGACCAAGGCTGCACTGGTGATCGGCGGCGGTGTGGCCGGCATTCAGGCGGCCCTTGACCTGGCCGACGGCGGGCACCAGGTCTATTTGGTGGAGAAAGAGCCGTCCATCGGTGGCATCATGGCTGCCTTGGACAAGATCTACCCCACCATGGACTGCGCCATATGA